The following proteins are co-located in the Trichomycterus rosablanca isolate fTriRos1 chromosome 14, fTriRos1.hap1, whole genome shotgun sequence genome:
- the znf219 gene encoding zinc finger protein 219: protein MTCEVINLLRSGCTVAWKLPSVPVKPSSDHQLHHGTHTAVSMDSPTECVLALPSDVPLSPPSMPSLDNSLHSSPQTPPSSQSSPLATPYNQLSPFTFTYANQQDDDELSIPPSPTPAVALFPGADTLCSSSTESSPPATPSAPLPEFVVLEHALSSANSGTCSDELDLQLFNNEGVDVQGSSSSGTGLRFPCHVCGKRFRFQSILSLHARAHSLDRDRRNSAPYRTTPGNPGQKHMKDKVIQNLNQSPTSRLNPTLRELPKEPVQPTSPQFLINEATPLTPPLTGEVSGSSPSGPSLVEDQTSTVPAPAFRCHACKGKFRTASELARHVRILHNPYKCTLCPFSANLEEHLAAHLQESHPADKPVQRSVFPSRPVTVPPQAPSLPAPAVPAFRCETCGQRFTQSWFLKGHMRKHKDSLDHKCQVCGRGFKEPWFLKNHMKVHLNKLGLKAGLGELAPNGPGHSKGSSGNHNLGAFYSNILLAHSVAAGGAKRGTRGGAERSESSGWSYLRLANESSGTSCVERLQAVAQVAELGNGGDRSEEGVDGKDQAAMWDLVTGRLAAVQQRSQQHFPSLQAEQLQAYLSGIKEEPGASTGPWECPECGKLFQNLQQLVAHSRVHGPRWQRYPSVHSNAGMEEDAGPKPAGTHGAESRAPTKPVQSGEISAAMEQLSGENNMRGTGPVRERVRGTGVKDCPYCGKSFRSSHHLKVHLRVHTGERPYKCPHCDYAGTQSGSLKYHLQRHHRERNAMMNSKSSSSPASRSSSPREGTSKQHRPSYSHQGLFASSRNAQHLVSGGRKPNAGPREVPHKPRPRHRERDLESQYGFHSGMVQELYPGGVDGWAAETPRAKMPKVSRRKPLITSRMVPANGYQKSLTSSSSQESGPLDLSRRPVEPAGDLLSNPESPADGTGGDATLNQCVFCPFRTSSTELMAMHVQVNHTSKSRRKSSMTLDQCLPKLTPSEMTNNTALWKFLREGDGIMEDWIKYGAENGASLEDSEQLDDPEEEEPEDVDEDMDVVRNLPGMDEDFPDQDEELIGN, encoded by the exons ATGACGTGTGAGGTGATTAATCTGCTCCGCTCAGGCTGCACA GTGGCGTGGAAGCTCCCCAGTGTTCCGGTGAAACCCTCCTCAGATCATCAGCTTCATCATGGAACCCACACAGCAGTA AGTATGGATTCTCCTACTGAATGTGTGTTGGCGCTGCCCTCCGATGTTCCTCTGTCACCACCTTCAATGCCCTCACTAGACAACAGTCTTCATTCCTCACCCCAAACCCCTCCATCCAGCCAGTCAAGTCCTCTAGCTACACCCTACAACCAACTCTCACCCTTCACCTTCACCTACGCCAACCAGCAAGATGATGACGAGCTTTCCATACCCCCATCTCCAACTCCAGCTGTGGCACTGTTTCCAGGGGCCGACACGCTGTGCTCCTCGTCTACAGAAAGCAGCCCGCCGGCTACACCTTCTGCCCCTCTGCCTGAGTTTGTGGTACTTGAGCACGCCCTCTCTTCTGCCAACAGTGGCACCTGCAGCGATGAGCTGGACCTTCAACTCTTTAACAATGAAGGTGTTGATGTACAAGGAAGTTCTTCCAGTGGCACTGGGCTCAGGTTCCCCTGTCATGTTTGTGGGAAGAGATTCCGCTTCCAGAGCATCCTGTCCCTTCATGCTAGAGCTCATAGTCTAGACCGAGATCGCCGAAATTCTGCCCCCTACAGGACCACACCAGGTAATCCTGGGCAGAAGCACATGAAGGACAAGGTTATCCAAAACCTCAACCAGAGTCCAACATCCAGGTTAAATCCAACTCTGCGAGAACTTCCGAAGGAACCCGTTCAACCAACAAGCCCTCAGTTCTTAATTAATGAAGCCACACCCTTGACTCCACCTCTAACAGGAGAAGTTTCTGGATCTTCTCCATCAGGCCCCAGCTTGGTTGAAGACCAAACCTCTACTGTTCCAGCTCCTGCCTTCCGCTGCCATGCTTGCAAGGGTAAATTCCGGACCGCCTCTGAGCTCGCTCGTCATGTCCGGATCCTTCACAACCCTTACAAGTGCACCCTCTGTCCATTTTCCGCCAATCTGGAGGAGCATCTGGCCGCCCACCTGCAGGAAAGCCACCCTGCTGATAAACCTGTGCAACGTTCTGTCTTCCCATCCCGTCCGGTCACAGTGCCACCACAAGCGCCTTCACTACCAGCACCTGCTGTTCCAGCCTTCCGCTGCGAGACCTGTGGTCAGCGCTTCACCCAGTCCTGGTTCCTCAAGGGCCACATGCGCAAACACAAGGACTCGCTCGACCATAAGTGCCAGGTTTGTGGACGTGGCTTTAAGGAGCCTTGGTTCCTCAAGAACCACATGAAAGTCCACCTTAACAAATTGGGCCTTAAGGCTGGCCTGGGAGAACTAGCACCTAATGGGCCTGGACATTCCAAAGGTTCTTCCGGGAACCATAACTTAGGGGCTTTCTACTCCAACATTCTCCTGGCACACAGTGTGGCAGCTGGAGGAGCAAAGAGAGGAACTCGTGGTGGAGCAGAGAGGTCAGAATCTTCTGGATGGAGCTACCTCAGGTTAGCGAATGAGAGCAGCGGTACCAGCTGTGTGGAACGCCTTCAGGCAGTGGCTCAGGTGGCAGAGTTGGGTAATGGTGGAGATAGATCAGAAGAGGGGGTGGATGGTAAAGATCAGGCTGCCATGTGGGACCTTGTGACTGGTAGACTGGCAGCAGTGCAGCAGAGATCCCAGCAGCACTTCCCTTCATTACAAGCTGAGCAATTACAAGCATATTTAAGTGGCATTAAAGAGGAACCGGGGGCATCCACGGGCCCATGGGAGTGCCCCGAGTGTGGAAAGCTCTTCCAGAACCTTCAACAACTGGTAGCTCACTCACGGGTTCACGGTCCGAGATGGCAAAGGTACCCGAGTGTACATAGTAATGCAGGGATGGAGGAGGATGCTGGACCTAAACCTGCCGGAACCCATGGAGCTGAGAGCAGAGCACCTACCAAACCGGTCCAGTCAGGAGAAATCAGTGCTGCCATGGAACAGCTCTCTG GAGAGAACAACATGAGAGGAACAGGACCTGTGAGAGAACGAGTACGAGGTACAGGAGTTAAGGACTGTCCTTACTGTGGTAAATCCTTCCGCTCCTCACATCACCTGAAGGTTCATCTACGAGTTCATACAG GTGAGAGACCTTATAAATGTCCACACTGTGACTACGCTGGAACACAGTCGGGCTCTCTGAAGTACCATCTACAGCGACATCATCGCGAGAGGAACGCCATGATGAACTCCAAGAGTTCCTCGTCTCCTGCCTCTAGATCTAGTTCTCCTCGAGAAGGAACTTCCAAACAACATCGACCGTCCTACTCGCACCAGGGACTGTTTGCTTCATCTAGAAACGCCCAGCATTTGGTGTCTGGAGGGCGGAAACCTAACGCAGGTCCTCGTGAGGTTCCTCACAAACCCAGACCACGTCACAGAGAAAGAGATTTGGAGAGTCAGTATGGGTTTCATTCTGGGATGGTGCAGGAGCTGTATCCAGGTGGAGTGGATGGGTGGGCGGCAGAAACACCTAGAGCAAAAATGCCCAAGGTATCACGCCGCAAACCCCTCATCACCAGCCGGATGGTCCCAGCGAATGGATATCAGAAGAGCCTGACCTCAAGTTCTTCCCAGGAAAGTGGACCTCTGGATCTTTCACGTCGTCCAGTGGAACCAGCTGGAGATCTGCTCAGTAATCCTGAAAGTCCAGCAGATGGAACCGGAGGAGACGCCACCCTCAATCAGTGTGTATTCTGCCCTTTTCGAACTTCATCCACTGAGCTGATGGCCATGCACGTTCAGGTCAATCACACCAGCAAGTCTCGCCGAAAAAGCTCCATGACCTTGGATCAGTGCCTGCCTAAACTGACCCCATCTGAGATGACCAATAACACAGCACTGTGGAAGTTCCTACGTGAAGGAGACGGCATCATGGAGGACTGGATCAAATACGGGGCTGAAAATGGTGCCAGTCTGGAGGACTCTGAGCAACTGGACGACCCTGAGGAGGAGGAACCAGAAGATGTAGATGAAGACATGGACGTAGTGAGGAATTTACCAGGTATGGACGAGGATTttcctgaccaggatgaggAGCTGATTGGAAACTAA